DNA from Rubripirellula lacrimiformis:
ATCCCATGGTCATCGTGAGCCTCGAATTCGATCTCGATGACTTCATCGACTGCGACTGCGGTTTCCTCGTTCGGTTGGATGATGCGGGCAACCGGCGGCTTGTCCGAAATGACGTCGATTCGGCAATAGGATTTGGTTTCGCTTGACAGTCCAAAGGGGCTGATCAGATTCGGGCGAAGCATGATGTCTGCATAGAGCATCATTTCAAATCGAAACCAGCCATCTTTGTCAGCTGACAATTCGTGCACTTCGGGCTCCGCCGCCGAAGTTTCGCCACCCGTCACGTTGGAATTGTCCTGCGGTTGCACTGTGATCGTCAGTTGCTGGACCGGTTGACGAGGCTTGATTGCCAAGGACGCACTGGATCCTTCGATGACTTTGATGCGGCGAGGCAGGTGGTCCTTCGTGACGTCGTCACGCGCAGCGTACTCAGGGGCCACCACCACAAATTCAGTCGCTTCGATTTCGGGATAGTCGATCACCTGCAACTCGTGCCACTCTGTGCGACCATCCCCGGCGGTGAACTGATAGCGAATGGATTGATCCACACGTATCCGATGCGAGAAAACTTCTGTGCGATCTTCGCTTGACGTCAAGTCCAAGGTCTCTCGGTCACCTTTGCCGAATTCCATGACCAGCGTCCCCTTGGTATGTCGGACACCGTCCTGGGTTGCGACCAGCTGGATGGTTTTGCCCCGTGGGACCCACGCGTCACCGGTCTGGGACTGCAGATTCGTTGCGGTGATGTCGTGCAGTGGATTCCAGAACTGCTTCCACAGTGCCGACGTGATCCCGGTATGCGAGGCCATGAAACCCGCCATCAGCACGCCTGCCCCTAGCAATCCCCCCACTGCGTGCAGGACCAACGATGCAGGAACGACCGTGGATGGTTTGACCAACGTTTGCAGGGCGACCGCTTCGCTGGTGACCTGATCCACCATCGACCGGGACGTTGCGTTTGCGAACGTGGCTTTGGGGTGGGAGCGCGGATCCGACGATTCGAATTTCTGCGTCGCATCAGCGACCGTCTGCCATCGCTGTTGCAGCAAAGGCAGTTTTTGATCAATCAATTCTGCGGCGTTCTTGCGACTGGAGCAGCGATAGGCAGGAATGATTCCTGTTTGGATGAAAGCAAAGATGGCGATTAGGAAGGTGACCGACGTCAGTCCGATGCGGACGATCGGACTGCGCAGGGTCAACATCCAATCCAATGCCATCGACAGGATCATCATCACGATGAAAGCCGACAGTGCGATCGCAAGCCCTTGAATGGTCGCAATGACGATCGATCGATGCGTGACCGTTTTCAATTTTCGGTCCATCGATGACGGAAGGTCGCGAAATGAATTTACGACTGCCATGAATGTGTTCCTCGATCCGAAGTGTTGATCACGATAGGCCTCGCCATTTTCGAACGATCCATTCGACCTGCAAACAGCCGAATACCAACCAAAGGTATTTCCATTGTGCCCAAAGCGGCGTCCGCTGCGTCGATTCGACAACTTCGGGTTGCAGGTTCAATAGGGATAGGACTTCCGCGACTGCCGATGGGGCCAGTACCTGGCCGCCGGTCAATTCAGCGATCTGTTGTGCCAACGCTCGGTTGCAGCGCGTATCGATCAGTTCCGTCGGGACTTCCGCCTGAACGGTGAACGATACTGCGGGCGCTCGATCGTTTTCCACTTCGTCTGATTGACGTAGTTCGGATACGACCGGCCCGGTAGGTTCAGCGATGTAAGATCCGGGTTGATTGAAGCTCGTTTCTGCGACGTAGGTTCCTGGTAACGCATCGTCGGGGATCATCCGCACGGTGCGTTTGGACGATCCGGACGTGAGCGTCAGGTCTACCTCTTGAGCGCCGACGACCGGTTCCCCAACGGTATTCGACAGTTGAACTTCGACGCGTACCGGTTCGTTTGGCTGGTACTTGGACTTGCTGGTTCGCAACCGCACGGTTCGTGATCCGCCGGCTAGATCCGAAGCAATCGCCCAACGCAGTAGCTGTCCCCAAAAACGATAGTGAAGCTGATCGCCTCGCAGAAAACGCAATCGATAGGTGTCGGGGCCGGAAAGGTAGACCATTCGTCCACGTCCCACCGGTTGCCAGCACAAGAACGTATCTTCCGTCGCCTCGCTCGACTGGGCCACGTCGTCGATGGTGTCGGCCGAGCTTCGCTGGACGACGCTGATCAGATTGTGTGCGGATGGCTTTGGACGCCGATACGGTGATACTTCATACACCGGCGAGAATCGATTGACAAAGTCCCAAGCCAACCGGGTGGCTTGTTGGGTTTCACCAATCATGAGGGCAACATGGGACCGTCCAAGCTCGGTGGCCCGAAAGGCGAACTCTTGTGGTCGATCGGACGAACCACTTTGGGGTTCCGCTGTGTTGTCGATTCGCGTGACAGGGATGACCTCCGACAGCGGTTGGTCCATGAACGCCGATGGCATGGCCCGCTGACCAGCGATCGTGATCAAGGTACCTCCACGTTGACTCAAAAACTGTAGCAGTGATTCCTGTGCCGCGACGGGAAGGTGTTCGGGAGCGATGTCGCCAAGAATGACCACGTCATACTGGTCCCACTGATCGACGGTTGTCGGGAATGATTGGCTCGGTTCGCGTTTCCCCGTGGCGATCATTCGCGGTCGGAACAACATTTCATCGCAGTCGATCTTCGAATCGCGGCGGAATAGTTGGGCCAGATAGCGGAATTCCCAACGGGGCATTTCATCAGCCAACAGCACCTTGATGTCGCTACGTGTCACGTTGATATCGACGATGTCAGCGTTGTTTTCTTCGCTCGTTTCGAACTCGATCGGAGCGATGGCGACTTCGAAAGTCTGTTTGCCAATGTACGAAACCGTTTGATCAAAGCGGACACTGCGGCTCGCAAAGTCTCCTTCGATCGCTACCTCGCGAAAGTCCACTACTGCGCCATCACGAAGCAGTTGGACGGTGCAACGTTCACCATCGCATTGGTAGGCTTCCAAGTGTGCTTCGATCACGATGTCGTCGTTTCGCATCGCGACGGATGGGGATTCGACCGACACCAAGTGGATGTCACGCAAGCGGTTGGGATTGCCGATGGGGACGATGAAGATTGGCGTATCGGTTAGCGTCGTCGCCAATTGCATCAGGCTCGCGGTATCGCCACTTTGCGACTGCGAACGGGTTGAATCGGACGCATCCGGAGCCTTTTCCTCGTCGGATGATTCGTTCGGGTCAGCGGCAAATCGATCGATCGCTTCTTTGGATGTTCCGTTGTGCGCGACATCGGAATAGATGAACGCGGCGGCGATCGGTTGCTGTTGCTGCAACTTTCTTAGATGGGTCAGGACGGATGTAAGATCAGTCGCCATCGATCCAGGTGCCGGTTCCGCCGGAACGTTGGCCACACCCGTGGTCGAAAGGGACCGGGAATCAGAGTGGACGCTGCGGTAGCTAGAATCGAATCGTCCCCACTGGACGTCAACCTCGTTGAGGTCTGCTAAGGTCGTCTCTCGCAGCGAATGAAGAACACGGTCGACTCGTTGGCTGCGTGACAGCTTTGCAAACGCGCCGCTTTCCGTTTGATCCGCGGTGATCGGTGACCTTCCGTTCTGGTCCATCGGGTTTTCGCTCGGAAGGATCGCAAGGCGGGCGGCTAGATGTCCAATCGCCTCGCGCGCTGAAATCATTTTGTGTTGCAAATCACGCAGGCCACTTTGCCAACCATGGTCTGACGGGGATTTCCCTTTGGAAAGCAGCGTTGTAATCTCGGCGAACTCTTCGAATTCGGGGCCACGCAGAATGCGGAGTGCGTCACTGGCAATCGCTTCGACGGGTTTGTCCAGCGAACTAGACCCGGCTGCTGGATTCTGGCTGGTCGATGGGATGCTGGAGAGTTGATCGACAACCGTTTCCAATCCTGACTGAGCGTGCTGGATGGACCGTAAAGTGGTTTCAAGCGATTCGTAAATGGCGTCTTGGCTATGGTGTTCTTGGATCGATCGAATGCTGTCGGATAGTCGATTCAATCCAACGCCAAGTGCAGTGAAAGCGCCGTCGGCAGCAACCGATGGTGACGCAAGTGCGGGAGTTGTCGAGCCTGGTGCTTCGCTGGCCATTCCCATATCGCTTCGGATGTTCCAACGCGAATCGTCAGCGGTTCCGATCGGGTCGACCGTTTCCATACTGGCGCTGGCGTCGGCGACAAAGGCGACCGTACGACGCGTCGATGCTGTTTGCACCACAACCGTTGCGGGGGCCAGTAGCATCCACAGGATGCCCGCGAGCGCGATCAATCGCAGGCTGGCGAATGTCAACGTCGTGGACGCACCGAGTACTCTGCGTTCTCGGTACAGCGACCAGGCAAACAGGGCGGCGATGGCCAAGCCGATCAGAACCGTCGACGATACGGACCAAGGACCGTCGAATAGTAGCTGTTGTGTCGTGGCTGTTTGGGTCGGCGTCATCTGAACGTCTCCAAATGCGACGTCGCTGCGGTGCGAGGACGAGGCGATTGCCAAGGATGCCGTTGGGCCACCTTGGCCGCGGATTCCGCAATGGTCGATTGGATGCCAGAGGGCGGTGATGGTTTCGCCGTTTCAATCGTCGTGTCTACAGCGGTGCCTGTTCCGAATCGGTCACGTGACAGGATCCCGGATAAGAACAGGTCGGCAGTTATCAACGCAACAAGGCTGGCCAACAGGTATGGCCAAACGGGATCATTTGCTTCCGACGTCAACACCGTCGTTTGGTTGCCATCCGCTGCGGCGGATGATCCGGTGGTGCTCAGCAGTCGTTCGATTTGATTGCTGGACAGAGATCGCAAGTTGGATTCGCGAGGATCTCGGTTGACTTGAAAGGGGACTCGATTGCCGGCGAGATCCCATTCCAACCAATATTGGCCGGGTTCGCTGGTTCGGTGGGTTCGAAACTCGGTGCGATCGCCAAGCGATTCCCCCGCCAACTCGATTGCGTTTCCGCTGGGCGCCGTCAACATGGCGGATTGCGAACCGGCGTCGGTGACCTGAAGCTCGATCGGATCGCCCGGTTCCAAGTTGAATCGGGTCGCCCCAGGAATGCACAGATAGTCGACCCATTCGCGTACCATGACGACGAACGCGGAAGACTTTGCCAATGTACTCCACTGCATCTGAAGCGGGATTGCCTGCAGGATGACGCGGCCATCACCAAAGTACTTTTCAATCGCCAGCGGTTCGCCATTGCTAAGGCTTAGGATGACCGAAGGAGCGCTGGTGGACGCGGCCGAATCAAATTGAAATCTTCGTTGGATGACGACATCGCCAATGTCCAACTGATCGTTGTCCGCCAGCAATACGTTGGCCGGATGTGCATTTCCGAAAGGATTGATTCGAGTCCCGGAACCCATCTCGATAGTTGCCTGTTGGTCTACTTCCGATTCGGATTCCGATTGACGATCGGGGGGATCCACTGCGGCGTCGTCAACGATTCGGTCCAACGCAAGCGGCGACATGCCCGATCCGCCATCAAACCAATCGGAATTGAACGAATCGATATCAGTGCGAGATCCGAGTCCCACCCACAGACCGCCTCCGTCGGCAACGAAGTCACGCAGGTTGACCATCGATTCGGCGTCAGGGCTTACCAGATTGGGGATCACGACCGCGCGAAACTGGTGGAGGTCTAGCGAGGAAAATTTTTGTGGCGACACAACTGTCGGTGCGTAGACCGCCGATTCGTCCAATGCTTGATTGGCCGCCCATCCCAACGCTGCATTGACAAAAAATGAATCCTGCTGGATGTCCGAAAACTCGATGGACGATTCCACCATCAGGATTGGAATGCGATTGACCACTTCGATCACGACACTTGCAACGTTGTCCGGTGGTAATGGATCGTCGCCGTCGAAGGATCCAGCCACCCGATAAGCACCTGGTTTTTCAAAAGAATGAATCCACTGCGTTTCTTGCGATGCGTCAGGATCGATCGAATCCACCACGGATTCGGCTTGCGGTTGGCCGTCGATTTTCCAATGCACCGTACGCTCGGCCGCCGAAACGGTTCCATAGTTGTGCAGCAATGCGCGAAAGGTGATCGGATGATGGACACCGACCAGTGTGTGCGTAGCGTCGATTCGATCGACAGCGACGTTCAATGGGACCTGCGACGTTGGCGAATCCGGCGGCGTAACACTTTTCGCAGTCGAGGCCTTTTGACTATCCGGTTGCAACAGGTTGACGAAGCTTAGCTTGGTGGCAATCGGCGATTGGGTAAGTGTGTCTTGAAAACGCTTCCAGTCAGGTTCGTTGTCGATTGACCAATCGTTCGCTTGCGCGTCCCCGATGATCACGATGCGGCGATTTTTGACCGATGGGTGGGCCGTGGACTGAACGGCGGTCATCAGGGCAGCCAGCATATCGCTGCGTCCTAAGGTGGCACGGATGTCTTTGATCGATTGCGTCAGGTTGCCCTTGGACTCTTCCACGACTCGCAGGCTGCTGGGCTGGATCCAGACGGGAAAGGGGGCCGACGTCATGACCCGCACCCTGTCCCCAGGCGTCAGTTGATCGATTTCCGCTGCTGCTTGGGTTGCCGCTATATCCCAGAGGGTCTGCTGAGCGACGCTTCGTGTCATCGACATGGAATTATCCAACACCAAAATCAATTCGGTTCGGTCCCGACCTCCGAACCATCCACCGGATAGCATCGGTCGGGCCAGCGCGAGCACCAGTGCTGCAATTGCCAAGGTGCGCAATAGGATCAGCAGCCATTGTTTCAATCTTCGCGCGCTGGTGCGTCGTGCTTCTGCGGCCACAATGAACTGCATGGCCGCCCAAGGAATGGGCGCATGGCGGCGTCGATCGAAGAGGTGCAAAAGCAAGGGAGCCGCGATCAATGGCAGGGCGGCTAGGAAGGCAACGCTTAGAAAACTCATCTGCTGCGTCCTCCCGCACGAGCCTGGCGATTGCGTAAGAACCATGCCAATACATCGGAAAGGTCGTCCGCGGTCGTCATGCGTGCATACTCACCACCAATTTCGACGACACGACGTTCCAAGTCGGTGACGAACTCGGCCACTCGGCCTAGGTACTCTGCTCGAATCGTGGGGGGATCCAGACTGACGCGGTGGCTCGGGGATTCCAGTGACTCAAACGAAGACCAGCGACGAAAATCAAAGCTCAATTCCTCGGGTGCAAGGACGTGCATGACGATCACGTCGTGACCCCGGGCTCGTACCGATCGCAGGCCCGCCAAAATATCGTCTAATTCGCCGAAGCAGTCTGAAAACAGGATAAATAGCCCACGACGTTTCATGCGAGGGACGCATTGCTGGATCAGTTCGCCAAGGTCGCCCGCGTCGGCAGCCTGGGCCGCATCCAGCATGGTCAGGACGGCGCGAAGGTGTGCGGCATGCTGCTTGGGGGGTACGTACAGTGGGTTCTGGTCGTTCAACGCAACCGCGCCGACCGCGTCGCGTTGATGCAATAACAGCCGAGCCAGGCAGGCCGCTGCACGCTTTGCGAAATTTAGCTTCGAATCTGTCGATAATCCAAACTGCATCGATCCGCTGGTGTCGATGGCCAACATCGCGTGCAGATTGGTTTCTTCTTCGAATTGCTTGATGAAGTAGCGGTCGTTACGGGCGTAGACTTGCCAATCAATTTGGCGGACCTCATCGCCGGTAGCGTACTGACGGTGCTGAGAAAATTCGCTGCATCCGCCCTTGGTCGTTGATCGATGCTTTCCCGCCAAAAGTCCGTCGACGACATTGCGAGAGAGCAGTTCCAGGTGACCGATCTGATCCATCACATGCGGGTCAACCCAATTCGTCGGGGCGGTTGATTGACGCCGCGCCGCTTCGTCCGCGCTGTTGCCGATGGACGATTCCTGCGAGGCCCGACTTCCCTTGGATGCCAGGCCTTGCAGTGACGCCAGACCTCGTAGCGGAGCCGTGGGACGCAGTCGATCGATCATGGACGCGAGACGTTTCAATTCGGCGACTCCGTTGTCGTGTGTCGCAGCGACGCTGTCGATTCGATGATCTTGCATAGAATCGTATCAGCGTCGATTCCGGCGGCTTCGGCGTTGAACGTCAGAATGATCCGGTGCCGAAGCACCGGCATGGCAACCTTGACCAGATCCTCGGTGGTTGCATGGCAGCGTCGATTCAAGAGGGCGCGAGCCTTGGCTGCAAGAAGCAGAGAAATCGTTGCTCGCGGTCCAGCACCCCACTGGACCATTCGACGCATTTCCGCTGGCATGTTCCCCTCTTCGCCGCGGGTCCCACGGACCAGGTCCAATGCAGCTTCGTAAACATGGTCCGAAACCACCACGCTACGTACCATCGTCTGCATCCGGTGGATCTGTTCGACGTCCAGCACGGATTGGGTGTGAAAGGAATAGTCGGTCGTTTGCCGACGGGCAATCTCCAATTCTTCGGATCGGCTGGGATAGCTGACGTGGATCTTTAACAGGAATCGATCCAACTGGGCTTCGGGAAGTGGATAGGTTCCCTCGGTTTCGACCGGATTTTGAGTCGCCAGCACAAAGAACGGTTCGGGCAGTGTGTAAGTCTTTCCACAAACCGTTACTTGGCGTTCCTGCATCGCTTCGAGCAGAGCGCTTTGTGTCTTGGGGGGCGTCCGATTGATCTCGTCAGCCAGGATGACATTTCCAAACAGCGGCCCTTCCACGAACCGAAAGACGCGTTGGCCGGTCGAATGGTCCTCTTCCAAAACTTCTGTGCCGGTAATGTCGCCTGGCATCAGGTCGGGTGTAAATTGGACTCGCCGAAACGAGAGGTCGGTCAACGACGCCAAGGTTGAAACCATCATGGTTTTTGCCAATCCCGGCATCCCCTGCAGAATGCAGTGGCCGCGGCAGAGCATGCCGATCAAAAGCTGTTCCGATACGTCCTGTTGTCCGACGATCACGCCAGCCAACTGGGTTCGTAAAGACTGCAGCTGCTGATGCAATTGGTCCATCGCCTCAGCGACGTCGATTGACTCAGTTCCCTGGGCGACCTTCCCGTTCAGTCGGGAAGCGGATTCGCTGTGAATTGGTGGTTTCATTCGTATTCAGTGGTTTGGCGTCGCGGGTGACGTTGAGGACTTCGTGGGTGCAGATTCCGTCTGGCTTTCCGAGCGGGTTGCCTCTGCTGGGCTGATCAGGTCGTCATGGTCTTCATCCAGCTGATCAAACTGTTCGGCCGTGCCAGGGAACTCTCCCCTGGACAGGTCCTGATCGCCGTTGCGGTCCATCCGCACGAACCATTCAGGCGTATCGGTCGAGGGCGTGATCGACGTCGCCGCGAACGACCGAATTTGGGCAAGCGGCAAGTGTGCCGTAGGACCTAGGCCAAAGACCAATCGAATCGGAGCGGTGATTTCCGACGACTCGATTCGACCATCGTCGTCGAGGTCGAACTCGGCAACCTGGGCAGACAACGTTCGCAGTTCGCGAATGGTAAAGCGACCATCATGGTTCCGATCCAGGTGGGGAAGCATCGGATAACCATCGACGATGGCACCGATAGAGACTTGATCATTGGAGACTTGATTACTGGAGACTTGATCATTGGCAGCTTGCTGTACGGCGCTGATGTGGACCGATTGGTCGTCCACTTCGATCGCGACACCGTTCGCGTTCGATGAACCCGTTGCGGCTGAAACGCGAACATGGATTCTCGGATTGGAAACCACCCGCGTTAGACGAATGACCGATTCCGCCGGGTTGCTGGTGTCAAAGGCGATCTGCAATTCCAAATCCGGGGTGGAATTTTCATCTTGAATCATCCGCAGCAAAGGCTGGTCGAACACCGTCTCGGATTCGTCCAGGGGACTTTTCAGAGCATCCCGTCTTGGGTCGGATGACGCAGTCTCCAATTCCATCGCATCGACGATTTCATCCCGGTTTGTGTCACACAGACGAAACGATTCGGCAGCGGTTGCGATTTCGACGTCGCTGATCGCACCGTCGACGTTTCGATCAAGTGCATCGAACGCCGGTTTGGCCTGCGCGCGAAACTTTTGGTAGTGATCGTTCACGACAAGAAGTGGAGGCCCGTCGATCCAGTGATTCAAGATCCATCGGACTTGATCGATATCGATCGGTTCGGCGACGGCTTTCGTATAGCCGATGATCGTCTGCAGATCGCGTTCGTCAGTCGCCGGTTGTTCGGATGCCAATTGAACCAATCGTTGGACGCGTGATTCCCGTGCGATTGTGAATGGCGTTGCGTCGATCGTGATGGTCGCTTCAACGATCAGTTTGGAACGGCCAATCTGCAGCTGCATCCTAACCACACCATCGCTGTGTTCGCTGTTGGCGGCGGTCGGCTGGCGATGGCCCAGTCGGTAGTTCGGAAACTTGACATCGGGTAGCGTCGGAGTTGCCTGCAGCGGTGTTGCCGCCATCGAACTCGCATCCGGAGATCTAGCGGGACTCGCTTCGAGTGTGGTGACCGGCCACTGGATTGGGAAAGACGATTGGAATTTGTCTGTTTCCCATTCAGACTTTTCTGCGGGCTCATCCCCCTGCGACGCATTGCCGATTGTCACCGCCAAGGTCAATGCAATGGTCAAAGCCAGATTTGGTAGGAAGCGATCTTTCACGCTAGCACCTCGTCGATCGGAAACCCTTCGGCGATCGGAATCGGCCTGCCGCTAAGGTTCATATTGGCGGCTTCGGCGCCAATTCCCAACGCGGAACACAGCGTCGCCAAAAGATGCTGGACGGTCGTCACGCCATCTTCGACCTGCGTACCGTCCGGCGACGTTTTGCCGTAAGCTTGGCCGCCCGCGATCCCGCCGCCGGCCAAAACGGTCGTCCACGCACCGGGGAAATGGTCGCGTCCGGCGTTGGCATTGATGGTCGGGGTTCTGCCAAATTCGCCCATCCAAATGATGGTGGTTGACTCCAGCAGTCCGTGGTCAGCCAAGTCCCGCATCAGCGTGCTCCAGCCGTCGTCCAGTACCGTCGAAAGATCTTTCACCGCGCTGAAATTGTCCGAATGCGTATCCCAGCCGACGCCTCCGCTGCTGGTTCCAAGCGAGACTTCGACAAACGGAACACCGCGCTGAATCAGACGCCGAGCCATCAGGCAGCCTTGGCCGAAGACGGTGGCGCCGTACTGGTCTCGTAGTTTGGCTGGTTCGTCGGACAGATCAAACGCTTTGGCATCTTCGCTGTTCATCAATTGCAGGGCGCCTTCATAAACCTCGTTGTGCGCACCGGCGGCACCGCCCGTTCGGCTTTTGACGAATCCCGATTGCAGCTGACGCCACATCTGCAAGCGCTGTGACATACGTTGATCATCGATGTCCGCCGGTCGCGACATCGATTGGACTTGCAATTCGGGATAGCCGTCCTCATCGTTGGTAATGGACCCTGGAAGATCACTGGCGCCGACGAACAGGGGCCCAAATTTTGGCCCCAAAAAGCCGGGGCTAAACGCATCCTGATTGAACGATCGATAACTTCCGATGCTGACATTCGGTGGCAACGCGGGGGAGGGGCTGCCCAGTTGATTGGCGAGGGATGCGCCGATGCTGGGGTACTGTTCGGGGCCCATCGGCTTGTAACCGGTTCGCATCAAATAGGTGCCTCGTCCATGGTCACCTTCCTTGGTGGACATCCCACGCATGATGGCCAATTGGTCCGCCATCGTTGCCAGTTTGGGCAGATGTTCACTGAAGCGCAACCCCG
Protein-coding regions in this window:
- a CDS encoding DUF1501 domain-containing protein, producing MKTNNTRRRFMQSMAAGWGTVSASGWFPELARALANDPKRRRHCILLWMSGGPTQTDTFDMKPGHPNGGEFRETQTNVPGLRFSEHLPKLATMADQLAIMRGMSTKEGDHGRGTYLMRTGYKPMGPEQYPSIGASLANQLGSPSPALPPNVSIGSYRSFNQDAFSPGFLGPKFGPLFVGASDLPGSITNDEDGYPELQVQSMSRPADIDDQRMSQRLQMWRQLQSGFVKSRTGGAAGAHNEVYEGALQLMNSEDAKAFDLSDEPAKLRDQYGATVFGQGCLMARRLIQRGVPFVEVSLGTSSGGVGWDTHSDNFSAVKDLSTVLDDGWSTLMRDLADHGLLESTTIIWMGEFGRTPTINANAGRDHFPGAWTTVLAGGGIAGGQAYGKTSPDGTQVEDGVTTVQHLLATLCSALGIGAEAANMNLSGRPIPIAEGFPIDEVLA
- a CDS encoding DUF58 domain-containing protein, coding for MQDHRIDSVAATHDNGVAELKRLASMIDRLRPTAPLRGLASLQGLASKGSRASQESSIGNSADEAARRQSTAPTNWVDPHVMDQIGHLELLSRNVVDGLLAGKHRSTTKGGCSEFSQHRQYATGDEVRQIDWQVYARNDRYFIKQFEEETNLHAMLAIDTSGSMQFGLSTDSKLNFAKRAAACLARLLLHQRDAVGAVALNDQNPLYVPPKQHAAHLRAVLTMLDAAQAADAGDLGELIQQCVPRMKRRGLFILFSDCFGELDDILAGLRSVRARGHDVIVMHVLAPEELSFDFRRWSSFESLESPSHRVSLDPPTIRAEYLGRVAEFVTDLERRVVEIGGEYARMTTADDLSDVLAWFLRNRQARAGGRSR
- a CDS encoding AAA family ATPase; the protein is MDQLHQQLQSLRTQLAGVIVGQQDVSEQLLIGMLCRGHCILQGMPGLAKTMMVSTLASLTDLSFRRVQFTPDLMPGDITGTEVLEEDHSTGQRVFRFVEGPLFGNVILADEINRTPPKTQSALLEAMQERQVTVCGKTYTLPEPFFVLATQNPVETEGTYPLPEAQLDRFLLKIHVSYPSRSEELEIARRQTTDYSFHTQSVLDVEQIHRMQTMVRSVVVSDHVYEAALDLVRGTRGEEGNMPAEMRRMVQWGAGPRATISLLLAAKARALLNRRCHATTEDLVKVAMPVLRHRIILTFNAEAAGIDADTILCKIIESTASLRHTTTESPN
- a CDS encoding EF-hand domain-containing protein, which produces MTIALTLAVTIGNASQGDEPAEKSEWETDKFQSSFPIQWPVTTLEASPARSPDASSMAATPLQATPTLPDVKFPNYRLGHRQPTAANSEHSDGVVRMQLQIGRSKLIVEATITIDATPFTIARESRVQRLVQLASEQPATDERDLQTIIGYTKAVAEPIDIDQVRWILNHWIDGPPLLVVNDHYQKFRAQAKPAFDALDRNVDGAISDVEIATAAESFRLCDTNRDEIVDAMELETASSDPRRDALKSPLDESETVFDQPLLRMIQDENSTPDLELQIAFDTSNPAESVIRLTRVVSNPRIHVRVSAATGSSNANGVAIEVDDQSVHISAVQQAANDQVSSNQVSNDQVSIGAIVDGYPMLPHLDRNHDGRFTIRELRTLSAQVAEFDLDDDGRIESSEITAPIRLVFGLGPTAHLPLAQIRSFAATSITPSTDTPEWFVRMDRNGDQDLSRGEFPGTAEQFDQLDEDHDDLISPAEATRSESQTESAPTKSSTSPATPNH
- a CDS encoding BatA domain-containing protein codes for the protein MSFLSVAFLAALPLIAAPLLLHLFDRRRHAPIPWAAMQFIVAAEARRTSARRLKQWLLILLRTLAIAALVLALARPMLSGGWFGGRDRTELILVLDNSMSMTRSVAQQTLWDIAATQAAAEIDQLTPGDRVRVMTSAPFPVWIQPSSLRVVEESKGNLTQSIKDIRATLGRSDMLAALMTAVQSTAHPSVKNRRIVIIGDAQANDWSIDNEPDWKRFQDTLTQSPIATKLSFVNLLQPDSQKASTAKSVTPPDSPTSQVPLNVAVDRIDATHTLVGVHHPITFRALLHNYGTVSAAERTVHWKIDGQPQAESVVDSIDPDASQETQWIHSFEKPGAYRVAGSFDGDDPLPPDNVASVVIEVVNRIPILMVESSIEFSDIQQDSFFVNAALGWAANQALDESAVYAPTVVSPQKFSSLDLHQFRAVVIPNLVSPDAESMVNLRDFVADGGGLWVGLGSRTDIDSFNSDWFDGGSGMSPLALDRIVDDAAVDPPDRQSESESEVDQQATIEMGSGTRINPFGNAHPANVLLADNDQLDIGDVVIQRRFQFDSAASTSAPSVILSLSNGEPLAIEKYFGDGRVILQAIPLQMQWSTLAKSSAFVVMVREWVDYLCIPGATRFNLEPGDPIELQVTDAGSQSAMLTAPSGNAIELAGESLGDRTEFRTHRTSEPGQYWLEWDLAGNRVPFQVNRDPRESNLRSLSSNQIERLLSTTGSSAAADGNQTTVLTSEANDPVWPYLLASLVALITADLFLSGILSRDRFGTGTAVDTTIETAKPSPPSGIQSTIAESAAKVAQRHPWQSPRPRTAATSHLETFR